A stretch of DNA from Bradyrhizobium algeriense:
CCGCCGCCTCTCGCGCCTCGACGTCACGTCCGAGATGGGCGAAGGCAGATGCGAGACAGCGGTAGGCTGCCGAATAGGAGGGGTACTGACGAAGGGCTTTCTTTCCTGCGACGATGGCTTCGTCAAAGCGACGAAGCTCAATAAAGGCCATCGCCATCCCAACAAATAGTCGGTGTAGCAGCGGGTCCACCGGGCTCATGCGCATGGCACATTCAAAGCTCCGGAGCGCTTCTTCCGACGGCCCCGCAATCTGATATACCCAGCCTCTGCTGTGCCATCCGTAAAATGAATTCGGATTGAGGGCGACCGCCCGGCCTGCCATTTCGATCTCGCTTTCACGGTCGCCGACCATAAACGCGGAGACTAGGGCAGCATTTGCCAACGTTTCCGGATCACTATCGTCGATGCTCAATGCCAGGCGAAGAAGCCGAATCGCTTCCTTGCAGTCGAATTGAGGATCGATCGCATAGCCCAAAGTGACGTTGAGCAAGTGACAGACACTTGCCAGAGAAGCAACTAAGCCGTACCGGGCGTCTAGCTCCAGAGCGCAATGAGTCAGCCTTATCGCCTCGGCCAATCCTTCGCGGGTCGTCAGGTAATTCTGCTGCATGGCACGGAGAAAGAAGTCATAGGCGGTGAGATTCTCCGGTCGCCGCCGTGATCCCATTGCAATTTCTGTTTGAAGCAATTTTGGCTCGATAGCTGAGACAACAGCCACCGTTACGTCGTCCTGGAGAGCGAAAATGTCTGTCAGGTCGCGCTGGAACCTGTCCGCCCATATGTGTGCGCCTGTAACCGCATCGATCAACTGCCCTGCGATGCGAACTTTCCCCGACGCCTTGCGCACAGACCCTTCAAGGACGTAGCGCACGCCAAGTGTCCGCCCGACTTCTTTGATATCGACCGCTCGACCCCTGAAAGTGAAACTCGAATTGCGAGCGATGACGAACAGCCATTTGAATCGCGAAAGCGCCGTGATGATCTCCTCGACCATTCCGTCCGCAAAATACTCCTGCTCCGGATCGGAACTCAGGTTAGTGAATGGCAGTACCGCGATCGAAGGTTTGTCGGGCAGCGTGAGGGGGATTTCGGCGGTTCTCCCAGGTTGTCGGTGGCCGCGGCAGCTGCCGGCTCTTGTGCTGCCGGCACAGGTCCAACGAAACGGATGCCTTTCCGCGGCAGGGTTTTGATGAGGCGCTGTTTCCTCGCCGGAATCGCCGATCGCATTCCGGGCGACGTTCAGCCGCGTCGTCAGGGCCGCATCGGACACGACGCGCCCGCTCCAAATGGCGTAATGAGATCGTCCTCGCTGACGACGCGCTGCCTGTTGCGGATCAGGTATTCGAGCAGGTCGAATACCTGTGGCGCGATAGCGATTACATCCGCCTCGCGATGCAACTCGCGCCGGTCGGTGTCGAATGCGTAGTTCTCGAAGAGATAGCGCAAAATGCCATTCCCTGACGGTGCTCCGATCCCTAGCACCGGTTGCAACGCCAAGAGTAAGCCGCCGGTGAGGAAAATGTAAGCCGGATGTCAAGCGCGCTCGCCGGCGGCGGTTGAAGATCGGGCGGTGCCTGGTCATTGGGAGGGCGATCTCCTGTCCGGGCCGAACAACACCTACATCGCGACCTTGGTCGAGCGTCATACCCGTTACGTGATGTTGGCCAAGGTGGCAGGCAACGACACCCAGACGGTTGTCACCGCGCTCATCAAGCAGGCGAAGAAGCTACCAAAGGAGCTATATAAATCCCTAACCTGGGACCGGGGCAAGGAACTTACGGATCATCGTCGCTTTACGTTGGCGACCAAAATCGACGTCTATTTTTGCGATCCGAAAAGCCCGTGGCAACGCGGGTCGAACGAGAATACCAATAGCCTGCTGAGACAGTACTTTCCTAAGGGCACCGACTTGTCGATGCATTCGCAAGCCCATCTGAACAAAGTGGCTCGTCAGCTAAACGAACGACCACGTGAGACCTTGCAATTTGAAACCCCAGCAGAAAGATTTAACGCCTGTGTTGCGTCGACCGGTTGAGCCGGCAGTCCTAAAGCGAACACGGACCTTTTTGGCAACCTACTAAGTCAACATCTCTGACTTATGGTTCGCCCGTCGCTGATGATGTAGTTTGACTCGTGTTGACGCACGCAACATTGTGGCGCGCAGCTTTAATCTGGTTTTCACACTGACCGCGCATTGCGATTGCGTCTCTTGCTGCATACAGCTTGGGAGAAACTCGCATGAAAAAATTGCTGCTAACGGCAACCGGCTTGATTGCACTCTCGCTTCCGGCAATGGCGCAAAATACTGAGGTCCGGGTGATGCCCGATGCGCTCATATGGAAGGATAATCCAGCCTTTCCGAAGGGCGTTCAGATTGCCACCTTGGTCGGTGACCCCACGAAAGCGGGCGAGGTTGTCGTCTTACGCATCAAGTTTCCACCTAACTTCCAAATGCCTCCGCATACTCATCCCTATTCCGAAGTTGTCACAATCATAAGCGGTGACGTCGGCAGTAGCCATGGTGAAAGATTCGAAAAGAAGGGTGATCTCCTAAAGCCAGGCTCGTTATGGGTGTACCCCGCAAAACACGCGCATTACGCTTGGACCGGAAGCGAGGAAGGGATACTTCAAGTTCAATTTATCGGCCCAGGTGGCATCGATTACATCAATCCGGCTGACGATCCGCGCAAACAATAGCCGCTTCGCATTGCAAGAGGCCGTCTCAAGCGGACACTTATCTGGCCGGTATTCGCAAGGGAGGATGTCATGCGATCTTTTCCAAAAGTATCGAGTGCAGCACTTGCCCTGTGCATGCTGTTACTGTCGTTTGGCTCCAGCGCTTTGGTCGAGCCGAAAGCGGAGGTGGCGGCAGCGACCTTGGCATGGGGGCAGGCTCTTGGCGGAGACGATCTCGAAAAGGTCTTAACGCTCTATGCGGACGATGCCGTACTCTGGGGCACGCTGTCGCCGACCGTGCGCTCCGACCGGGCGGCGCGACGAGACTATTTCGTGGCAGCCTTCAAGGTTCTGCCCGGCCTCAAGGTCGCCTTCGGCGATCAGCTGATCCGCGTGTACGGGAATGCGGCGGTCAATACCGGCTATTACACCTTCTCATATGTCAAGGATGGCGAGACAAAGAGCTTGCCCGCGCGCTACAGTTTCACCTACGTCAAGAACGGCGAGCGTTGGCTGATCGTCGACCACCATTCCTCGGCCATGCCATCAACCCCGAGATAGCTCACCACGTCTTCGAGTTGGTGAACACCCGTAGCGGCTCAGCTGTTCGTCCGCACTTGGCCTGAAGCTGCCGATTTCCGAACCATTGATGGAACAAAAAATAAAGTTCGCTTTGTAACACAGTTCCCCGGAACGAATCCCCGGCTGGCGCGTAATGGCGTCGGCGCTGGGATACCACGGGACAGCAAACGTGATCGGAAAAGAGTATTTCGTGCGTCAAGCGGCGATCCTGTTTGGGTTGGCCAAAGGAACAACGGACCCCAAGATTTCCGCAGCTCTTTTTGGACAAAGCGGCCGATCTTAAGTTGCAAGTGGACGAACCAGGCGCGCCGCCTAACTCGAAGCCCCTCGCACCGGATATTGAGCCGCCCGCGACGTGACGGAAGGCCGCCTCCGTTGGCGGCCTCTTTCATTTGAAGCCAACAGTCGTATGTCGGTTTTGGGCCTCAACCTCAACCGGTCGAGGCGCAGGATGCGCTTGAGATGTGCGAACAGCATCTCGATCTTCTTTCTTTGACGCCGCGATGTCACATAAGCCTCGGTCTTGGCGATGTCGCGTGCGACGTCTCGGGCGTTCTCGTGGATTGAACGTGGGACTTTGCGGGCTGGCATCTTCGGACAGCAACGTGGCTTGAGCTCGCAGGCGTCGCAGTCATGTTTGCTGGCGCGATAGAGCAGTGTTGTCCCATCATTCACCACGGTGCCGGTGGAAGCCAACACCTTGCCAGCCGGGCAGATGTAAACGTTGCTTTGCTGATGGTAGGCGAAGTCTTCCCGAGAGAACGTCCCGTCGGCACGGCCCGATTTATCAAAGACCGGAATGTGCGGCTCGATCGCGCGCTCGTTGACCAACCAGCCCAGCATCTCGGCTGATCCATAGGCGCTGTCCGCGGCGATGCGATCAGGACAGAGTTCAAGGCGCTCTTCTGTCCGCTCGATCATGGTGCGTGCCGCACCGACCTCGGCTTGCCGGATAGCCCGCGTCGCCTCGACGTCGACGATGATCGCGGCCTTCAGGTCGATCAGGTAGTTGTTGGCGTAGGCAAAGAAGGCATGGCCTTTGTGAGCGCCCGTCCATTGCGCGGCCGGATCCGACTTGGCAATGAACTTCGGTACCGTTTCGCTCGCCGCACCCCAGGCAGCCTCATCCAGGGTGTCGAGATACTCCCGGACGGATCGACGCGTCCTGGCAATGGTGCCCCAGTCAACATCATCGGACCCAGCAACAGCGCGCTGTTTGTTGGCGTCGGCTGCAATCAGACTGGCATCGACCGCAAACGCGGCGCCGTCGACCAACCCTTCTGCCATGCAGCGCTGCACCACGGTCTCGAACAGTTTGCGCAACAGATCGCAATTGCGGAAGCGACCATGCCTGTTCTTGGAGAAAGGTCGAGTGGTCTGGTACCTCGCCATCAAGGCCGAGCCGACAGAACCAGCGGTAAGCAGGGTTCAAGTGCACCTCTTCGCACAAACGCCGCTCGGAACGAATGCCGTAGCAGTAGCCGACCAGCAACATCCTCACGAGCAATTCGGGATCAATCGAGGGCCGGCCAGTGCAGCTGTAGAATGGCGCCAGCTGCCGCCGGACCTCCGACAAATCGACGAAGCGATCGATCGACCTCAGCAGGTGGGTGGCCGGAACGTGTCGCTCAAGTGAGAACTCGTAGAACAGCGCCGCTTGATCGACCTGCCGCTGACCCATCATCGATTCAAGTCTCCACCCACAAGGAGAATGAATCAGCGATTTCCCTTGGCTTCAACAGGGTGTTTTTCAACACAATCCGCCAAGAGCCGTCGTTCCATAACCGCTTGCGGCGCTTTGATCGGGCGGCTGAACGGGAGCGTCGCCGCGACTAGGAGCGGCGTCTGGAGAACGCCAGAACCTTTAAGAGGGGCTGACCATATCTCATCCACCATTGTCTTGGCGAACTGCTAAACGGTGTAGACGCGTCGCCCATGCCAAACAGTTCAAGCGGCATCAGCGGAGTTGCGCATCCAGCGTTCCCGGCTCGGCCGGATCATCCGCGACATCCGCCGCAAGATCGAAGGTCAGGATGCGCTTGAGGAGGCGTTCGCACTCCCGCTGAGCCGGGCCACGCAGATCCGCTCGCAGCAGCAGCGCCAGCGCGGCTGGAAGCTGTATTCCTTCCATGCCCCGGAGGTGGAGTGCATCGGCAAAGGCAAGGCTGCCGCGCCTTACGAGTTCGGCGTGACGGCCTCTATTACGACCAACGACCAACAACCGGCCTGTCCCCGGCGGCCAGTTCGTGCTGCACGCCAAGGCGCTGCCGGATAATCCCTATGACGGCCACACGCTGCGGGATGTCATCGAGGACACCGAGAAGCTCACCGGCTGCGTGATCGAGCGCGCCTATGTCGACAAAGGATACCGCGGTCACGATGCGCAAAATCCGCGCCGCGTCTTCATCTCGGGTCAGAAGCGCGGCGTCTTCGGCATCATCAAACGTGAACTGCGGCGCCGCTCCGCCATCGAGCCCGTGATCGCCTGAAGTCAGAGGCCACCTCGGCCGCTGTTACCTCAAAGGCCGGGCCGGCGATGCAGCCAACGTAATCCTCTCCGCCGTCGGCTATAACTTCCGCCGTATCCTCGCCTGGCTGAGAGAGCTTTTGTGCCTGATCTTGATCCCCCTCTGGCCCGTGCTCGCCATCCCAGCCAGGTTCAATCCGGCTTCTTAACGGACGACGACCCAATCTGCGACATTGGGCAGCACTCAAGAAAGTGCACGATCTCACTTGATCGGCGGAATGGTTCGCCCAGGCGGCGATGTCCTGAGCCGACGCGCTTATGTTCAACTGCCGCAGCACGTCAGCGATGAGTTGCTTCACGTCCTGATGGCCACCGTTGTTGAAGGTGATGCGCGTGCCTTGTCCGTCGGGCAGTGGTGTGGCGGTCACGATCCTATCCGTGTTGATGACGATGGGTTGATCGTCCGGTTGCGTGAACTGCACGAATGCCATGAAAGATCGATCCTGCCTGTCGGGCGCGCGAGCCACGCGCGGCGCCCCGAAACCTGCGACGCGCGGGCGTCAAGGTCAAGCGACGCGCCGCCTCGCTTCCCGGTGAGGGCAGCACTCATCTACGCGGTTGCGGAACGACCGCTGTTGGCACAGATGCGAAGTGCGCGATGTCCGCTATTTGGTGGCTATCAGCGGAAAAACGGACGTCGCGGACATCGCGTTTGTGTAGATGCGGAGGTCATACGAGGCGGGCCGCTGCTAGAGGTGGCGTGGCGGGCGCGGTAGAGAAGCTTGGCGAGCCGCCCAGGTTCCGCGTGGTTGCTGTGAGCGCATTTCTTCCCCGCACACAATCCGCGGGCGGTTTTACTGCGTCAGATATTTATATGCGACAATCAGAGCCACCATGCTCGCGAAAATCAGCAGTGCCGAGAGGGATTTTCGGATCATTTGCCTCGTCGAATGGCGTGCAGCCGATGGAGCGGGCTGAGGTTTAGGCCGTCTCTGGAAGCGCACGACTTCGCCCTCTGTCGTTGGTGTGCGGGCCTTTGGTTCCGGCGCCGCGCCCACGCCTCCCATCTCGCTGTAATAAGCGCTGTAGACCTCGCGAACGGCCAGGGCCGTGGACTCGGCCTCGCTCATCGTCTTGAGTCGGGTTCGATAGTTAGTCAGAAAGCCCTGTGCGTTTGACGGAAGGTCATCGAAACCACCGAGCTTGGCCATCATGAGCCAAGTGGCAAAATCCGCCTCGGCTTTCGTGCGAGCTTTCTTGGCGATACTGGCGTTGGAGCTAGAGGACATGGTGGTCCGATTGGTTCGCCCGCCCAAACTCGCCGGCGTTCATGGCGATCGTTGGACAGTTCGCTTAGGTATCTCGGTTGACCTCGCGCCTGGCTTGGCGCGCCAGGATTTGCCCTGGCGCTGAAGCCGCCAAGCGCGCTGGACCAAATTAAGGGGCTTGCCGGCCCGCATCGTTGATCCGACCAATCTACTCCTTTGCCGAAGTCGTGTATCTTGAACGAGCCGAAAAGCTCGCTCATAAAACCGTCATTGAAAGGTTGGTGGCCGTGGTCCAAAGCAAAAATGCCTCGCCAACTTGGAACGATGTTAGGACCGTGCTCTTAGACTTCAATCGCGCAGGCCTTCGGGGGCTCGTGCAAGACCTCTACACTGCGAGCAAAGACAACCGAGCATTCTTGCACGCCCGCTTGGGCTTGGGTCATGATCAGCTCCAGCCCTTCAAAGCAAATATTTCTACCTGGATATGCCCAGACTTAATGAACGACCAATCCGTGTCGGTTTCAAAAGCCAAGAAGGCGATTGCGCACTACAAGAAAGCGATTGGTCGCCCCGAGGGGATGGCGGAGCTGTCGATATTTTATTGCGAAGAGGCATTCGGCTTTCTAGAATCCTGCAGCATGGAAGATGAGAGCTACTTTGCTGCTCTGATCCGCATGTATGGACGGTCCCTCGAATTTGTATCGAGCCTACCTGCTGCCGAGCGCGCCACCTATCTCGAGCGTCTCGACAAGCTTAGATCACGCGGGAGCCACGTCGGCTGGGGGGTTCAGGATGAACTCAATAGCCTTTGGTACGCTGCCGCTCTGGGCGAGCAACAGAGTGAATGACGACTCCTTCTGTTGGATGAGGTAATCGACGAAGCGGCGCGAACCTTGAAGCAGCGGGTGGGTTGCCGGTGGTGGAGCGTGCGCGCTGGATCTAGGAGTAACGCGACTTAAACTTCCCGTCCTACTGCGAACAGCTTTCGGAATAATGCTTCGGACTGGCGCAGGCCTTCGTCAGTGAATACGACGGATTTAGCTTTGTGCGCGATCAGCTTGGTCTCGCTATCATTTCGGCCTTCAGAAAGCTGAAGTAGTTCGTTTGCCAGTTCCTGACTGGCACGGATCTGTGCGCTATTATGAATACACGCCCCATGGCGATGCCATCCCCGTGCGGCGCGTCTCGAAGCCGCCAACAAGCAGCTCGGCACGACTCACATAGAGACAACCGCTCGGTGAGCTCGCGGCCATTATTGCGCACATTGGAGGTCTCATGCGATTCATTTTCCGTGTTCTCGCCGCAGCCGTGGTTCTCCTCTTCTATCTCCCCGTGATCTCGGGAGTCACGCTTGCGATTGCTGATGCGACTGGCGGGGTGCCGGGCACTCTCACCGGCTGGTGGAAGTATATCGGCGATGTGATCGCCGAAGGCGCTGGCTTTTCTGCAAGCTACAAAGAGAACATGTTCACTATATGGGGCATCGCCGCGCTCCTCAGTGTCATCGGTCACACACTGCTTTCGGTTTCGAGGACGTGGATGCATCGATGAGGAATTTCGGAAGCCCCGCTACTTGCCTTAACGCAACCCGAAGGGAATGACTGCGCGGTCGTACGCCAGATCGCTCGCGGCCTGCGAGGCTGTCCGCTTGTGGCACTTTTGATAAATGCCGGACCGGCCCTGATGATGTCCGTTTCCGGGTAAGACCGGAAGTGGTCGGCCGACGTTCAAACCGGTGCTTTTGACCCATCTCCGACATCGGTTTTCGGGACAGACTCGCTCACACGTTACAGGCGGCGGCTCTCCGGTTCAAAGGCCGCTGAACCAGTTGTAGCCTTCATCTTCCCAGTAGCCGCCGGTGTAATTATTGAGCACGACAAGCCCGATAACGTGCTTAGGATTTTTGAAGCCGAGCTTGGTCGGAATGCGCACGCGCATGGGAAAGCCGTATTTCGGCGGCAGGACCTCTCCATCGTACTTGAAGGTCAGCTGCGTCTGCGGATGCAGCGCCGTGGCCATATCGATGGAGCTCGAATAGCCTTCGGCGCAGGTGAAATGCACGTACTTTGCCCGTGTATCGGCGCCAATCCGGCGGAGAAATTCGCGAAGCGGCGTTCCCGTCCATTTTCCAATTGCGCTCCAGCCCTCGATGCAGACAAGGCGGGTGATCTGCGTCTCCTGGGGCAGCGCGTACAGCCGATCGAGTGTCCATGGCCGCTTGTCGTCGACCAAACCGTCGATCAAGAGTTTGTATTCGTCTTCGTCGATATCGGGTGCGTTCTCCTCGCGATAATACGCATTGAACGGGAAAGGACGCGTGATCGCGGTTTCTGGATAGGTCGGTGCAAGTCGGTTCGGGTTGAACAACCACGCCTGCACACGATCATTGAAGCGAGACACGATGCGCAGCGCATTCTCAGCCGACGGCCCATCGATGACGTCGCATCCGGTCAGAAAGGCGAGCGCACCGACGCTTGCGCCTGCCCGCAGGAAGGCGCGACGGCTTGGCTCTGGCAGGAGTTTGGCAGCGTCCTTGGCGACGAGTTCGGCATCGATCCCGGGAACCGAGGATATCGAACAAGACATCTCTGGTCTCCTCAGAGGCCACAGATTGCTACGCCTATCATGGCAACCATCGCGACGGCGTGATCTCAATGGATCAAGCACATGTACCGGCTCTTCCGCGAAAGCCGGCCGCCAAGGGTTGCGTCCACCATGCTTCCTAGTTCCGACATGGGCAATATGGTAAGGTAAGCTACCTTTAACAAGGCCGCAGGGATCGGCGAAATCCCCTCGAAAACCCTAGCACGAAATGAAATTGACCCCGGGTCATCGAGGGTCATCCTGCTGCCTCCAAAACCAGTGCTCCAAAGCATCAGGAGGAAGCGATGTCTCGCACCATAGCGTGTTCGCTGCGAATGATCGGTTTTGCCGCCATTCTGGCGGCGCCCGTGGCATGGACTCAGGAGGCTCCGCCCGTCCGCGTGCGCGGAACCATCGAAGGTATCATTGATAGCGCGATCTATGTGGTTAAGACGCGCGATGGAGCCGAACTAAAGGTGACGCTTCCCGAAAAGCCGCAGATCGCCGGCATTGTCAAGGCGTCGCTTTCCGATATCAAGGAGGGCTCGTTTGTGGGCGTCACCGCCATGCCGAAGCCCGACGGCAGCCTGAGCGCACTCGAAGTACACATTTTCCCCGAGGCCATGCGCGGGACCGGCGAAGGACACTATCCGTGGGATCTTCGGCCCCAGAGCACGATGACGAACGCGAACGTTGAACAGATCGCTGCCGCTGTTGATGGGCGCACGTTGACTTTGAAATACAAGGACGAGGAGAAGAAAATCTTCGTCCCGGCGGATGCACCCATCGTCGCTTACGTCCCGGGAGACATGAGCGATCTCAGGCCTGGCGCAAAAGTCCTCATCATCGCGGCCAAGCAGCCTGATGGAACACTGCAGGGTCGCGCTTGGCGCGTCGGTCGCGATGGACTAATGCCACCAATGTGACTGCAGCATGAGCGAGAAGGTCCGAGTGAGTAGCTTTTTCCTGTGAAGCCCGTGACGGGGCACGCGGACGGGGACCAGGCGGCAGCGCCAAACGGCGGCGAGAGTTGGCACATCCGGTTATGTCACTTTTGCGAAGTGCCGACCGGCACGGAGATTGTCCGCTTATCGGGGCAGACCGGAAGAGGTCGGCCCAAATTTTTGGGTCGCCGATTTCACGACATATTGGTCGACTTCTCTCCCGTAAAGGCGCACCGTTCCTGTGACGCTTGAACTGACGCGTCCCAACGTTTGCGTAAACTTATCCAAACCACACTCGAGGCCGCCTAACATGCGCGCCCCAGACCCCGTCGTAACGTTAATTGTAGTTCTCGTAATCGGCCTCGCCGCTGGCTTTCTGTTCGACCGGCTTGCGGGGCCGTCATGGCTTGCTCGTCAATTCTCCGGATCAACCCGCGGCATCGTCACAAGCGCGTTGGTGGGTATTGCGGGCGCGTTGATTGGCTATCACATCGCGGTGCTTCTCGCGCTCGGCGGCGGGATAGTGACGTCGGTAATTGCAGCGGCGCTCGGGGCGACTGTGGTGCTGTTCGCTTGGCGGATGGCTAAATAATAAAAATATTTCTGCCCGTGGCACAAAACTACCGTGCCAACCCGTTCGACAAATGTCCGATTTCGAGGGAGGAACGGTCATTCGGCCGACGCCGCCTAAGGGCTGAGGTTTGGCCCGTTTGAGACATGCCGACGGACGCTGAAATCGTCCGCTTATCGGGGTAGGTCGGAAGTGATCGCCAGACGGTTAAAACGACGCTTTTGACACGAAGCGGACGACGATTGGGGAGCAACCCGCTGTACTGCTTTGACGGTCGCGGCACGAAACAACCCCTCGGTGTTGCGCGCCAGCACCCTCGTCGTTGCTGGGCCAATTGACTGTCGCACAGCCGACCAGATCGCCGCATCAGCTCAACAAGTGAGAACCATTATCCAAAGTACGCCTCGTGCACTTGCTTCGTTTGACTGAGCTCGCGTGGCTCGCCAGCGGCGACGACGCGGCCCTTGGAGAGGACGTAGCCGTAGTCGGAGATCGCGAGCGTCTGGTGGACGTTTTGTTCGACCAGGAATACGGTGATGCCCTGCTGGTTGATGCGGCGGATGATATTGAAGTTCTCCCGCACCAGGATGGGCGCGAGGCCGAGCGAAGGCTCGTCGATGAGGAGAAGCTTCGGCGCGCCCATGAGTCCCCGGCCAATCGAGACCATCGCCTGCTCGCCCCCCGACATGGTGCCGGCAAGCTGATCGCGGCGCTCGCTGAGCCGCGGAAAGGTGGCATAGACATGCGCCAAGCGCTGCGCAACAGCCGCGTCCGATGTCTCCTGATAAGCGCCGATGCGCAGATTTTCTTCGACCGTGAGCTTTGCGAATACCCGCCGACCTTCGGGAATACAGGCAATGCCGGCCGCGATCACTCGGTGGGTCGGGAGTCCCGCAAGGTCCACACCGCCGAATTGGATGCTGCCCCTGTTCGGTGGCGTCAGTCCGAGGATCGAGCGGATCAACGTGGTCTTGCCGGAGCCGTTGGAACCGAGGAGACAGGTGATCTTGCCCGACGCTGCCGTCAGCGAGACGTTCTCCAGCACGTTGGCCTGATCATAGGCGGTGGAGACGCCTTCGATCACGAGCGCGTTGGCCTCGTGGTTTGTCATTGCAGACCCAGATACGCTTCTTGCACCATTCGGTCGGCGGCGATCTCCGCGAATGTACCAGCGGCGATCTTGCGGCCGAAATTGAGCACCACGCAGCGATTGGTGATGCGTTCGATGACACCCATCTCATGCTC
This window harbors:
- a CDS encoding adenylate cyclase 3; its protein translation is MSDAALTTRLNVARNAIGDSGEETAPHQNPAAERHPFRWTCAGSTRAGSCRGHRQPGRTAEIPLTLPDKPSIAVLPFTNLSSDPEQEYFADGMVEEIITALSRFKWLFVIARNSSFTFRGRAVDIKEVGRTLGVRYVLEGSVRKASGKVRIAGQLIDAVTGAHIWADRFQRDLTDIFALQDDVTVAVVSAIEPKLLQTEIAMGSRRRPENLTAYDFFLRAMQQNYLTTREGLAEAIRLTHCALELDARYGLVASLASVCHLLNVTLGYAIDPQFDCKEAIRLLRLALSIDDSDPETLANAALVSAFMVGDRESEIEMAGRAVALNPNSFYGWHSRGWVYQIAGPSEEALRSFECAMRMSPVDPLLHRLFVGMAMAFIELRRFDEAIVAGKKALRQYPSYSAAYRCLASAFAHLGRDVEAREAAARVFEHDPAFTISAYIARGGHSNSKLLIEGLRKAGLPE
- a CDS encoding ABC transporter ATP-binding protein, with amino-acid sequence MIEGVSTAYDQANVLENVSLTAASGKITCLLGSNGSGKTTLIRSILGLTPPNRGSIQFGGVDLAGLPTHRVIAAGIACIPEGRRVFAKLTVEENLRIGAYQETSDAAVAQRLAHVYATFPRLSERRDQLAGTMSGGEQAMVSIGRGLMGAPKLLLIDEPSLGLAPILVRENFNIIRRINQQGITVFLVEQNVHQTLAISDYGYVLSKGRVVAAGEPRELSQTKQVHEAYFG
- a CDS encoding SgcJ/EcaC family oxidoreductase; the encoded protein is MRSFPKVSSAALALCMLLLSFGSSALVEPKAEVAAATLAWGQALGGDDLEKVLTLYADDAVLWGTLSPTVRSDRAARRDYFVAAFKVLPGLKVAFGDQLIRVYGNAAVNTGYYTFSYVKDGETKSLPARYSFTYVKNGERWLIVDHHSSAMPSTPR
- a CDS encoding cupin domain-containing protein — translated: MKKLLLTATGLIALSLPAMAQNTEVRVMPDALIWKDNPAFPKGVQIATLVGDPTKAGEVVVLRIKFPPNFQMPPHTHPYSEVVTIISGDVGSSHGERFEKKGDLLKPGSLWVYPAKHAHYAWTGSEEGILQVQFIGPGGIDYINPADDPRKQ
- a CDS encoding transglycosylase; translation: MRAPDPVVTLIVVLVIGLAAGFLFDRLAGPSWLARQFSGSTRGIVTSALVGIAGALIGYHIAVLLALGGGIVTSVIAAALGATVVLFAWRMAK
- a CDS encoding molybdopterin-dependent oxidoreductase; its protein translation is MSCSISSVPGIDAELVAKDAAKLLPEPSRRAFLRAGASVGALAFLTGCDVIDGPSAENALRIVSRFNDRVQAWLFNPNRLAPTYPETAITRPFPFNAYYREENAPDIDEDEYKLLIDGLVDDKRPWTLDRLYALPQETQITRLVCIEGWSAIGKWTGTPLREFLRRIGADTRAKYVHFTCAEGYSSSIDMATALHPQTQLTFKYDGEVLPPKYGFPMRVRIPTKLGFKNPKHVIGLVVLNNYTGGYWEDEGYNWFSGL